In Chengkuizengella sediminis, one DNA window encodes the following:
- a CDS encoding HAD family hydrolase yields the protein MNQSVLFDLDDTLIHCNKYYKEVLDTFIKLLNEWFSEHGITNQQIKAKQLEIDIHLVETHGFSAEHFPLSLVKTYEFFSKLTLRKLDETRMGLLKELGETVYSQDVEAYPNMYETLEKLRKSGHHLHLYTGGEDAIQYKKINHLGLEDFFADRIYITKHKTVHALKEIVDKQQFSVNETWMIGNSLRTDVKPSLQIGLNTIHIPCETEWKYNIVELNIKPKNIFYTLDSLDEVPDSIDQGIKNKLI from the coding sequence ATGAATCAATCCGTTTTATTTGATCTTGATGATACTTTAATTCACTGTAATAAGTACTATAAAGAAGTACTGGATACGTTTATCAAATTGCTTAATGAATGGTTTAGTGAACATGGCATAACAAATCAACAAATCAAAGCAAAACAATTAGAAATTGACATTCATTTGGTTGAAACTCATGGTTTCTCGGCAGAGCATTTCCCTCTATCATTAGTTAAAACCTATGAGTTTTTCAGTAAGCTTACTCTAAGAAAGTTGGACGAAACTAGAATGGGGTTACTTAAAGAATTGGGAGAAACCGTATATAGTCAAGATGTAGAAGCATATCCGAATATGTATGAAACATTAGAGAAGTTAAGAAAAAGTGGACATCACCTTCATCTATATACTGGTGGTGAAGACGCAATTCAATATAAAAAAATTAATCATTTAGGTTTAGAGGATTTTTTTGCAGATCGTATCTATATAACAAAACATAAAACAGTACATGCACTGAAAGAAATAGTAGACAAACAACAATTCAGCGTAAATGAAACTTGGATGATAGGTAATTCTTTAAGAACCGATGTTAAACCTAGTTTACAAATTGGGCTCAACACGATTCATATCCCTTGTGAAACTGAATGGAAATATAACATTGTTGAATTAAATATCAAGCCCAAAAATATATTCTACACATTAGATAGTTTAGATGAAGTTCCCGATTCCATCGATCAAGGAATCAAAAATAAATTGATTTAG
- a CDS encoding prenyltransferase/squalene oxidase repeat-containing protein, with protein sequence MITESKIIQEIKSRTESLKEKQSPNGAWHYCFQDGVMFDAFMIMTMRAIQHQDEKFIRAVTEYIVDKQESNGAWKHYKDETPGNITASVSAYNALLFSGYFKKTDPNMKKAEKQILSMGGLRNTHFLVKALLAVNGQYPWPKPFPIPITFILLPTKFPLNFFDLSCYARVHFAPIMIAGNLNYSIQTEYTPDISHLMPSSTSVDIQRSPTEHEDVISFRNYIEEEVKKQYNISCLLKNRAYKKTKKFMLQRLESDGTLYNYTSATCLMIYSFLALGYNQSHSMINNAINSLKTYTCDFNGLKHVENSPSQIWDTALISYSLQEAGVAFEDSSIKSSIHYLEGQQQRIKSDWAIHNPDGKSGGWGFTEGNTKNPDIDDTTAVLRAMYETTKHDKKILQAWNRGLNWILSMQNDDGGWAAFEKNVDKKIFTILPVDHVEDGALDASSADLTGRTLELLGNYAKLKKDHPQVKSAINWLKRNQESDGSWNGKWGICYIYGTWAAVTGLLAVGVEVEDPVIQKAKRWLYSIQNNDGGWGESCSSNILKKYVRLSFSITTQSAWVMDALIAIEDQPTKEMKRGIQFIVVNKKNLDYPTGAGFPDLSYIYYHSYNHIFPLITLSHYYKKYIKSEI encoded by the coding sequence TTGATTACAGAAAGTAAAATCATTCAAGAAATAAAAAGTCGTACAGAAAGCTTAAAGGAAAAGCAATCTCCAAATGGCGCATGGCATTACTGTTTTCAAGATGGTGTGATGTTTGATGCATTTATGATTATGACCATGCGAGCAATCCAGCATCAAGACGAAAAGTTTATACGTGCAGTGACTGAATATATAGTAGATAAACAAGAAAGTAACGGAGCATGGAAGCATTATAAAGATGAAACCCCAGGAAATATTACTGCTTCTGTTTCAGCTTACAATGCTTTGCTTTTTTCAGGTTACTTTAAGAAAACCGATCCAAATATGAAAAAAGCAGAAAAGCAAATCCTCTCTATGGGCGGATTGAGGAATACTCATTTTCTGGTTAAAGCATTACTAGCAGTAAATGGGCAATATCCTTGGCCAAAACCTTTTCCAATCCCAATCACTTTCATATTACTTCCAACAAAATTTCCATTGAATTTTTTTGATTTAAGCTGTTATGCAAGAGTACATTTTGCACCAATAATGATTGCAGGTAATTTAAATTATTCTATACAAACGGAATATACGCCAGATATATCTCATTTAATGCCTTCTTCGACTTCCGTTGATATACAAAGGTCTCCAACTGAACACGAAGACGTCATCTCTTTTAGAAATTACATCGAAGAAGAGGTTAAAAAGCAATATAATATTTCTTGTCTGCTTAAAAATAGAGCTTATAAAAAAACTAAAAAGTTTATGTTACAAAGATTAGAGTCAGATGGTACTTTATACAATTATACGAGTGCTACTTGTTTAATGATTTATAGCTTCTTAGCACTTGGTTATAATCAGTCACATTCAATGATAAACAATGCAATTAACTCATTAAAAACATATACATGTGATTTCAATGGTCTAAAACATGTGGAAAATTCACCTTCTCAAATTTGGGATACTGCGCTAATATCCTATAGCTTGCAAGAAGCAGGAGTTGCTTTTGAAGATTCTAGTATAAAAAGCTCAATCCATTACTTAGAGGGTCAACAACAACGTATAAAGAGTGATTGGGCGATTCATAATCCAGATGGAAAATCTGGAGGTTGGGGATTTACTGAGGGAAATACGAAAAATCCAGACATTGATGATACAACTGCTGTATTAAGAGCGATGTATGAAACAACAAAACATGATAAAAAAATTCTTCAAGCTTGGAATCGTGGTTTAAATTGGATTCTTTCTATGCAAAATGATGACGGCGGATGGGCTGCATTTGAGAAAAATGTAGATAAAAAAATATTTACTATATTGCCGGTTGATCATGTGGAAGATGGGGCATTGGACGCTTCCAGTGCAGATTTAACTGGAAGAACTCTAGAGTTACTTGGGAATTATGCAAAATTAAAAAAAGATCATCCACAAGTAAAATCAGCCATAAATTGGTTAAAAAGAAATCAAGAATCTGATGGATCATGGAACGGAAAATGGGGTATTTGTTACATTTATGGTACTTGGGCTGCTGTAACAGGATTATTAGCTGTTGGAGTAGAAGTTGAAGACCCAGTCATACAAAAGGCAAAACGTTGGTTGTATTCAATCCAAAATAATGATGGGGGATGGGGGGAATCGTGTTCAAGTAACATTTTGAAAAAGTATGTGAGACTTAGTTTTAGTATAACAACTCAGTCAGCTTGGGTAATGGACGCTTTAATTGCTATAGAGGATCAGCCTACAAAAGAAATGAAACGAGGGATTCAATTTATAGTAGTAAACAAAAAAAACCTGGATTATCCAACTGGTGCCGGATTTCCAGATTTATCATATATTTATTATCATAGTTACAATCATATATTTCCATTAATAACATTAAGTCATTACTATAAAAAGTATATAAAGAGTGAAATTTGA
- a CDS encoding carbon-nitrogen hydrolase family protein, which yields MRIGLAQTRFPQSAIEGLEIVKQMIKQAHLNQCELVCFPESIIPGLRGVGYEVAEYDHEFQSSAIEEVSELAKEFKISIILPMEWKDDLGLHLVAFVIDQKGKVLGYQTKNQIDPDEDFFGYVPGDGRHLFEINHVKFGISICHEGLRYPETVRWAAVRGASIVFHPRFTGNEHNPEFVDKAMACRSLENNIFYASVNYAIENQKSTSSLISPSGERLVIGQKSVEELLVQDIEIEQAHRLLAKRYKPDLLK from the coding sequence ATGAGAATCGGATTAGCTCAAACAAGATTTCCCCAGTCTGCAATTGAAGGATTAGAAATTGTGAAACAAATGATAAAACAAGCACACCTTAATCAATGTGAACTTGTTTGTTTTCCAGAATCTATTATTCCTGGTTTGCGAGGAGTAGGGTATGAAGTTGCTGAATATGACCACGAATTTCAATCATCTGCTATAGAAGAAGTTTCTGAGTTAGCAAAAGAGTTTAAAATATCCATCATATTACCAATGGAATGGAAAGACGATCTTGGTCTTCATTTAGTTGCATTTGTAATAGATCAAAAAGGTAAAGTTTTAGGTTATCAAACAAAAAATCAAATTGATCCAGATGAAGATTTTTTTGGTTATGTCCCAGGTGATGGAAGACATCTATTTGAGATTAATCATGTTAAATTTGGAATTTCCATTTGTCATGAGGGTCTGAGATATCCAGAAACAGTGAGGTGGGCAGCTGTGCGTGGAGCGAGCATCGTGTTTCATCCTCGGTTTACTGGCAACGAACACAATCCTGAATTTGTTGATAAAGCCATGGCATGCAGGAGTCTTGAAAATAATATTTTTTATGCGAGTGTTAATTATGCGATTGAAAATCAGAAAAGTACATCATCATTAATTTCCCCTTCTGGTGAAAGACTGGTGATTGGTCAGAAAAGTGTAGAGGAATTGTTAGTTCAAGATATCGAAATAGAACAAGCACATCGCTTGTTAGCCAAACGTTATAAACCAGATTTATTAAAATGA
- a CDS encoding DNRLRE domain-containing protein has protein sequence MLKKRSFRFINVMLSFLLIFSLLVPTANATKIEKDKPLPIAEKKDKLKFPDKLPKGSIVEIPEWRTTNTKHFIKDDGTFVAEVSQESIFYQDKETKQWKEIDNNLVHNSEKDKPKKDKPKKELDFKNKANRFEVQFTETIGSTLIEEVTEVPVVEEPVDVTEPVEVTERVDEPTTEEPVEEPATEEPVEVTEPVEASVAEEPVEVTEPVEAPVVEESVEVTEPVEAPVVEEPVEVTEPVEAPVVEEPVEVTEPVEEPTTEESVEVTEPVEAPVVEEPVEVTEPLTNVDDEPITQLEIKNARIEMYPVNAKSSVGEFLDNKISYQQIYKNTDFLYYVESDKLKEEIILHSSDAPTSYSFELLLDNLNYTALEDGSIEFQYADTSEFAFIIPKPFMFDAKKNKDYSDAVTQEIREEDGKVFLNIEADPSWIQDNKRKFPIVIDPTIDVSYKPFDDTYVNSATPTTNYKYYDHVYAGSFEGGTAEAYIRFALPSLPDGAKVIQAEGSLYNYLPKTTSTTVDVYSISEWWHEGGVDWNNRPQKGSVVQSFDVSSSGWSNFDLTSFLKDWYEGYEANNGIALVTNPDSAEAVGFTSSNHSDAPYHPNMTIEYIIDPVGVNHYWTYTGDGVMPYKGNLSLSAIDLATSGLGFDVVVGRTYNSREDSRVPTSLFGSNWHSVLDMRVWDLYGSVTVQDRTGVRKVYERTDVTEYSPPAGTTASLSVDPISDDFLLTTTDQTTYYFSRFTGDLLQIEDAKGNVTTFTEDKNANELRITDASGRVTTVHFKVGDGKVDYVIDPKGRRAQYAYNSSHLLESVTVTDGSETITSSYTYKPGTSLLASVTDAEGNVTSYNYDEYDRIMDVTRTLNGASITNTYTYDTSVSPRLVTVEGMNGERTVYHSNDNGHVVQEDVKLNDTDTATTVYKWDAKNFLYEIIRPNDQTTKITYGNNGLPLNITTPDGNTINQNYDIDNNVISTKDPLNNVEGISYDNNNNPTDITDPTGKTVMMDYENNGNMVSVSEAMSLANNLVYNSGLEYGSTPQGWDTTRSLQSGEAFEISTDQQDDGYQSLHMKSNSTSGLYGQMEYSMEVTPEMTYSLSASMKLGGNTSTEMLVSWYRSDGTKISDVSNLSVSKAGSWGTDWQRKSTGIVAPNDAFKATIQVGIQGTGEAWFDNLMFETGSGRSGNILVTNQSFDNDIDQTSLADEWYPSVDTEGINIDYSEKIHGVASEKISGTPNDYKYVKQTLYLSGPKGTKFNLSGYSKPENVPSTGGFWGLQLEFKYTDGTYNWLGVTFDRNKLDWQEISRVIEAEKDFEYVAVIPTFNHMPMDAKAWFDDVKFTVVDVPSSTISKYNYVDNSSFEYDYDNSGWPDGWYRSSGNGNLTGQWVDLNTSNGNVYTGSHSLKMVNPTSWESATRTGELVPFDSSKTYTAVGYIKTVDVSSSAVLLVHAYDQSGTWIGQVASNEITDSTDWKRVSLTVDSSNLPRGTEKLAVGVQMRAGSGVAYFDNIRLQEGEFRTQVQYDNSGNYVNKVTSPNGNQVSMTPESTTGNILDITDALGNRTSFEYNMNDQKTIQNFSYQGALNNNIVEKSISYQYDNNGNITSITDPNFNTWLSFQYNELNQLARMEEDVTINGTTSQNALTYNYDTSARLAKIFLPSGQSTQMGYDNAGRLTDLSFNNASGNSSKQFNYEYDVNHNLVGFGTDSSRFSAEFDVMNRLTKLIEPNGSNYITNTYNDLGQRTNVAVTYGATTWNNEYTYDSSGQLKQFHDVSTNRNAWYLFNEGNQLVKTYNSNDTGMYFVHNNEGQVTEIRNEHAGEVLDKFRYDFDANGNVVKIWDDMNAAWIEYTYDSMGQLLLEEYSDDTTIEYQYDELGNRTLVIENGVTKQYNYNTEKNRLLSVGNRAYNYDANGNIIDDGTYTYVWGDDQMLQEVKQGTTTIAQYTYDALGRRDTATNNGITKEFHYDGGRISYVTQSDGKVYRFTYGGGDAPIFMSYQNEQYWYHYDKHGNVIRMTDENGNTVAQYEYDAFGNVTSLIDNEVANLNPFRYTGYYYESDIDKYYLKARYYDPEIGRFLSKDPVLSLNAYTYAANNPVMYADYSGMVPVDIDDNGNIIKHFDSMYTSNSQMTPSEELWQDFLDTYNNRDESIRQLEQNPNVKYAGATLAYFAVFIATKKVRSSTQNKKLGEGINHLISLGAANSDARYGWSTHIVANAIQTNQEYTLAQISFNSRVADIFGNKVSEIKEDLIEFMILPTTIPILSTIE, from the coding sequence ATGTTAAAAAAAAGAAGTTTTCGATTTATTAATGTAATGTTAAGTTTTTTACTCATTTTTTCGTTATTGGTACCTACTGCAAATGCTACAAAGATAGAAAAAGACAAACCATTACCAATAGCAGAAAAAAAAGATAAATTAAAATTTCCTGACAAATTACCAAAAGGTTCTATTGTAGAGATACCTGAATGGCGAACAACAAACACTAAACATTTTATTAAGGATGATGGTACGTTTGTTGCAGAAGTAAGTCAAGAAAGTATTTTTTATCAAGATAAAGAAACTAAACAGTGGAAAGAAATTGATAATAATTTGGTACATAATTCTGAAAAGGATAAACCAAAAAAAGATAAACCCAAAAAAGAACTAGATTTTAAAAACAAAGCTAATAGATTTGAAGTTCAATTCACTGAAACGATTGGATCAACTTTGATAGAAGAAGTAACAGAGGTTCCAGTGGTTGAAGAACCAGTAGATGTAACTGAACCAGTAGAAGTAACTGAGCGAGTAGATGAGCCAACAACTGAAGAACCAGTAGAGGAGCCAGCAACTGAAGAACCAGTAGAAGTAACTGAGCCAGTAGAGGCTTCAGTGGCTGAAGAACCAGTAGAAGTAACCGAACCAGTAGAGGCTCCAGTGGTTGAAGAGTCAGTAGAAGTAACTGAACCAGTAGAGGCTCCAGTGGTTGAAGAGCCAGTAGAAGTAACCGAACCAGTAGAGGCTCCAGTGGTTGAAGAGCCAGTAGAAGTAACTGAGCCAGTAGAAGAGCCAACAACTGAAGAGTCAGTAGAAGTAACTGAACCAGTAGAGGCTCCAGTGGTTGAAGAGCCAGTAGAAGTAACTGAGCCATTAACAAATGTAGATGATGAGCCGATAACTCAATTAGAAATAAAAAATGCTAGGATTGAAATGTATCCAGTTAATGCAAAGTCTAGTGTCGGTGAATTTTTAGATAATAAGATTTCATATCAACAAATTTATAAAAATACAGATTTCCTATATTATGTTGAATCTGACAAGTTAAAAGAAGAAATCATTTTACATTCTAGTGATGCTCCTACCTCTTATTCATTTGAGTTATTATTAGATAATCTTAACTATACAGCATTGGAAGATGGTTCAATAGAATTTCAATATGCAGATACATCTGAATTTGCATTTATCATACCAAAGCCATTTATGTTTGATGCTAAGAAAAACAAAGATTACTCTGATGCTGTAACTCAGGAAATTCGTGAAGAAGATGGCAAAGTCTTCCTTAATATTGAGGCTGATCCGAGTTGGATTCAAGACAATAAGAGAAAATTTCCTATCGTTATAGATCCAACAATTGATGTCTCCTATAAACCATTTGATGATACGTATGTAAATAGTGCAACACCAACAACAAACTATAAGTATTACGATCATGTATATGCAGGATCATTTGAAGGAGGAACAGCGGAAGCTTACATTCGTTTTGCGCTACCTTCATTACCTGACGGAGCAAAAGTCATTCAAGCAGAAGGTTCATTATATAATTATTTGCCAAAAACAACCTCAACAACAGTGGATGTATATTCCATTAGTGAGTGGTGGCATGAAGGTGGTGTAGATTGGAACAATCGACCTCAAAAAGGTTCAGTAGTTCAATCATTTGATGTTTCTTCCTCAGGCTGGTCAAATTTTGATTTAACTAGCTTTTTAAAAGATTGGTATGAAGGATATGAAGCAAATAATGGTATTGCATTGGTTACGAATCCGGATTCTGCAGAAGCAGTAGGTTTTACTTCAAGTAATCATAGTGATGCACCTTATCATCCAAATATGACCATTGAATATATTATAGATCCAGTAGGTGTGAATCATTATTGGACCTATACGGGTGATGGTGTCATGCCGTATAAAGGAAATTTATCTTTATCTGCAATAGATTTAGCAACATCAGGACTTGGTTTTGATGTAGTTGTAGGCAGAACTTATAATAGTCGTGAAGACTCAAGAGTCCCTACTTCATTATTTGGCTCCAATTGGCATTCTGTATTAGATATGAGAGTGTGGGATTTATACGGTTCTGTAACGGTGCAGGATAGAACGGGTGTACGTAAGGTATATGAAAGAACGGATGTGACTGAATATTCACCACCAGCAGGTACAACCGCGTCATTAAGTGTAGATCCAATTTCAGATGACTTTTTACTAACTACTACGGATCAAACCACTTATTATTTTAGTAGATTTACAGGAGATCTTCTCCAAATAGAAGATGCAAAGGGGAATGTAACAACCTTTACAGAAGACAAAAATGCAAATGAATTACGTATCACCGATGCCTCAGGTAGAGTAACAACTGTTCATTTTAAAGTTGGAGATGGAAAAGTTGATTATGTAATTGATCCTAAAGGCAGAAGGGCTCAATATGCATACAATAGTTCACATTTATTAGAATCTGTTACGGTTACAGATGGTTCTGAAACTATTACTAGCTCTTACACGTATAAACCAGGAACTTCTTTATTAGCGTCAGTAACAGATGCTGAAGGCAATGTAACAAGTTATAATTATGATGAGTATGATCGCATCATGGATGTAACCAGAACACTAAATGGAGCATCCATTACAAACACATACACTTACGATACAAGTGTTTCTCCTCGTTTAGTAACAGTGGAAGGTATGAATGGAGAAAGAACCGTATATCATTCGAATGATAATGGTCATGTTGTACAGGAGGATGTTAAATTAAATGATACAGATACTGCTACAACAGTTTATAAGTGGGATGCAAAAAACTTTTTGTATGAAATTATAAGACCAAATGATCAAACGACCAAAATCACTTATGGAAATAATGGGTTACCATTAAACATAACTACACCTGATGGGAATACGATTAATCAAAACTATGATATCGATAACAATGTAATTTCCACAAAGGATCCGTTAAATAATGTTGAAGGTATTAGTTACGATAACAATAATAACCCTACGGACATTACTGATCCAACAGGAAAAACTGTGATGATGGATTATGAGAATAATGGAAATATGGTTAGCGTCTCAGAAGCAATGAGCTTAGCCAATAACTTGGTATATAATAGTGGGCTTGAATACGGCAGTACGCCACAAGGTTGGGATACTACAAGAAGTTTACAAAGTGGTGAAGCTTTCGAAATTAGTACGGATCAACAAGATGACGGTTACCAATCACTTCATATGAAATCCAACAGTACAAGTGGATTATATGGTCAAATGGAATATTCAATGGAAGTCACACCAGAAATGACCTACAGCTTAAGTGCCAGCATGAAATTAGGAGGCAATACATCAACAGAGATGTTAGTTTCATGGTATCGAAGTGATGGTACAAAAATTTCTGATGTGTCTAACTTATCTGTTAGTAAAGCAGGCTCATGGGGAACAGATTGGCAACGGAAATCTACTGGGATCGTCGCTCCTAATGATGCATTTAAAGCAACAATTCAAGTGGGCATTCAAGGAACAGGGGAAGCTTGGTTTGACAATTTAATGTTTGAAACAGGTTCTGGACGTTCAGGTAATATTTTAGTAACGAATCAAAGTTTTGATAACGACATCGATCAAACTTCTTTAGCTGATGAATGGTATCCTAGCGTAGACACTGAAGGAATTAATATCGATTACTCTGAAAAAATTCATGGGGTTGCTTCTGAAAAAATATCAGGCACTCCAAACGATTACAAATATGTTAAACAAACTCTATATTTATCTGGACCAAAAGGAACGAAATTTAATTTATCTGGATATAGTAAACCTGAGAATGTTCCATCTACTGGTGGATTTTGGGGATTACAACTAGAGTTTAAATATACAGATGGAACTTATAATTGGTTAGGGGTTACATTTGATAGAAATAAGCTAGATTGGCAGGAAATTTCAAGGGTCATCGAAGCTGAAAAAGATTTTGAATATGTTGCTGTAATTCCAACATTTAATCATATGCCAATGGATGCTAAAGCTTGGTTCGATGATGTGAAATTCACAGTAGTGGATGTGCCTTCTTCAACGATATCTAAATATAATTATGTAGATAATTCATCATTTGAATATGATTATGACAATAGTGGCTGGCCTGATGGTTGGTATCGTTCATCTGGAAATGGCAATTTAACAGGACAATGGGTAGATCTAAATACTTCAAACGGAAATGTGTATACAGGAAGTCACTCATTAAAAATGGTTAATCCTACAAGTTGGGAAAGTGCAACGAGAACAGGTGAATTAGTACCATTTGATTCAAGCAAAACTTATACTGCAGTTGGTTACATTAAAACCGTAGATGTAAGTTCTTCTGCCGTATTACTTGTACATGCTTATGATCAATCAGGAACTTGGATAGGACAAGTTGCTTCAAATGAAATAACAGACTCAACAGATTGGAAAAGAGTTTCCTTAACTGTAGATTCTTCTAACTTACCTAGAGGTACTGAGAAACTTGCTGTAGGAGTACAAATGCGAGCAGGTAGTGGAGTAGCTTATTTTGATAATATTAGATTGCAAGAGGGCGAGTTTAGAACACAAGTACAATATGATAATTCAGGTAATTATGTAAACAAAGTCACTTCTCCTAATGGAAATCAGGTAAGCATGACTCCAGAATCAACAACGGGTAATATTTTGGACATTACAGATGCATTAGGAAACAGAACTTCTTTTGAATATAATATGAACGATCAGAAAACAATACAGAATTTCTCGTATCAAGGAGCGCTTAATAACAATATTGTTGAAAAATCAATTTCTTATCAATATGATAACAATGGGAATATAACATCCATTACAGATCCGAATTTTAACACATGGTTGTCTTTCCAATATAATGAGTTAAATCAGCTTGCAAGAATGGAAGAAGATGTAACTATAAATGGAACAACTTCTCAAAATGCATTGACTTACAATTATGATACTTCAGCCCGTTTAGCAAAAATATTTCTTCCAAGTGGTCAATCTACCCAAATGGGTTATGACAATGCAGGAAGGTTAACGGATTTATCTTTTAACAATGCTAGCGGAAATTCGTCTAAGCAATTTAACTATGAGTATGATGTTAATCATAATTTAGTTGGTTTTGGTACAGATTCATCTCGATTTTCAGCTGAATTTGATGTTATGAATCGGTTAACAAAGTTAATTGAACCAAATGGAAGTAACTATATTACAAATACCTATAATGATTTAGGACAACGTACAAATGTAGCAGTCACTTATGGAGCTACAACTTGGAACAATGAATACACTTATGATAGTTCTGGTCAATTAAAACAATTCCATGATGTTTCAACAAATCGAAATGCTTGGTATTTATTTAATGAAGGAAATCAATTAGTAAAAACGTATAATAGTAATGATACAGGAATGTATTTCGTTCATAATAACGAAGGTCAAGTTACTGAAATAAGAAATGAACATGCAGGTGAAGTTCTAGATAAATTCCGTTATGATTTCGATGCAAATGGTAATGTCGTTAAGATATGGGACGATATGAATGCTGCATGGATAGAGTACACTTATGATTCCATGGGTCAGTTATTATTAGAGGAATATTCTGATGATACAACCATCGAGTATCAATATGATGAATTAGGAAACCGTACTCTAGTTATTGAAAATGGAGTAACAAAACAATACAATTACAATACTGAAAAGAATCGTTTATTATCTGTAGGCAACAGAGCTTATAACTATGATGCTAACGGAAATATCATTGATGATGGAACCTATACGTACGTATGGGGTGACGATCAAATGTTACAAGAAGTAAAACAAGGTACTACTACGATAGCTCAATATACTTATGATGCGTTGGGTAGAAGAGATACAGCAACAAACAATGGGATTACTAAAGAATTCCATTATGATGGAGGTCGTATTTCATATGTAACGCAAAGCGATGGAAAAGTATACCGTTTCACTTATGGTGGAGGAGATGCACCCATCTTTATGAGTTATCAAAATGAACAGTATTGGTATCATTATGATAAACACGGAAATGTCATACGCATGACGGATGAAAATGGAAATACAGTAGCACAATATGAATATGATGCTTTTGGAAATGTAACATCATTAATCGATAACGAAGTAGCTAATCTTAACCCATTCAGATATACTGGATATTATTACGAGTCTGATATCGATAAGTATTATTTAAAAGCACGTTATTATGATCCTGAAATTGGCCGTTTTCTTTCTAAAGATCCAGTATTATCATTGAATGCTTATACTTATGCTGCGAATAATCCAGTGATGTATGCAGATTATTCAGGGATGGTTCCAGTTGATATTGATGATAATGGTAATATTATTAAACATTTTGATTCAATGTATACTAGTAATAGCCAGATGACTCCAAGTGAAGAATTATGGCAGGATTTTTTAGACACCTATAATAATCGAGATGAATCTATTCGTCAATTAGAACAGAACCCAAACGTAAAATATGCTGGAGCTACATTAGCATATTTTGCAGTATTTATTGCTACAAAGAAAGTGAGAAGCTCGACTCAGAATAAGAAGCTTGGTGAAGGAATAAATCATCTTATAAGCTTAGGAGCTGCTAATTCAGATGCTCGTTATGGATGGTCAACACATATTGTAGCTAATGCTATACAGACTAATCAAGAATATACATTAGCTCAGATTTCCTTTAATTCAAGAGTGGCAGATATATTTGGGAATAAAGTTAGTGAAATAAAAGAAGATCTTATAGAATTTATGATACTACCAACAACAATTCCTATACTGTCAACAATTGAATAA
- a CDS encoding histidine phosphatase family protein has protein sequence MTTTKLYITRHGQTEWNLEKRMQGHKDSPLTSLGIQQAEWLGESLNETAIDIIYTSSSGRTRETAKLVRNQREIEIIPSDVLKEINMGEWEGQIISELEQKYPEQHHAFWKTPHLYESMGGETFQDLHNRVIPFVKDILLKHKGKTILIVTHGLTLKTIMSYFEKKELMDFWDSPHIHQTSLSMVEIERDEAFIRLHGDTSHYKELA, from the coding sequence TTGACAACTACAAAACTGTATATTACTAGACACGGACAAACCGAGTGGAATTTAGAAAAAAGAATGCAGGGTCACAAAGATTCTCCATTAACTTCGTTAGGGATTCAACAAGCAGAGTGGTTAGGAGAGTCATTGAACGAAACAGCGATTGATATTATTTATACTAGTTCAAGTGGAAGAACGAGGGAAACAGCCAAGCTTGTCAGGAATCAAAGAGAAATAGAGATCATTCCATCAGATGTATTAAAAGAAATAAACATGGGAGAATGGGAAGGGCAGATCATTAGTGAACTTGAACAAAAATATCCTGAACAGCACCATGCATTTTGGAAAACACCCCATTTATATGAATCGATGGGGGGAGAAACTTTTCAGGATTTGCATAATCGGGTAATCCCGTTTGTAAAGGATATTTTATTAAAACACAAAGGGAAAACGATTTTAATTGTAACACATGGCCTTACATTAAAAACCATTATGTCTTACTTTGAGAAGAAAGAATTGATGGATTTTTGGGATTCTCCACATATTCATCAAACTAGTCTTAGTATGGTAGAAATTGAGAGGGATGAGGCTTTTATTCGTTTGCATGGAGATACCTCTCATTATAAGGAATTGGCTTAA